From Candidatus Mycalebacterium zealandia:
GCGCTATCTGCATTATCACCTCGCGCGTGTCCGCACCTTTGTATATAAAAGTGCCTTTCCCACCCCTGTAAACCGGTTCGTCCGCACCGAAAGAGGAATAGCGGAAGTCAAACGCCCACGCCACATCGCTGTCCGGAGCGTTTTGCGCGGCGGACAATGCGGGCGCGCAGAAAACAAAAACCGCACACACAATACAGAAACTGATAAATTCCTTAGCGACTCTCATTTTCCAAATGGGACAAACACCGTTTTTAAATCCCTCTCGGCGGAAACCCCATCCTCTTTTACTTTGGCGATTTTGAAACCGAATGCGGTCTGTCCGGGTTCAACCCAGAGCGTGCGGCCGCCAGAAACCAGCATGGCGAAATTCCGGTCGGCAAATTTTACAAAGCCCGCCACTTTGAGCGGAAACTTTCCTGGTGAGACGCGTTTGGCCTCTGCGGGCTTTTTATGCGGAGAGGAAAAAGTTTTGACGGCTGAGGTTGCCGGGCCCGGTCCTGAAAATTCGCGGACGGTTTCACCGGACCCGCTCTTCAGATACGAAAAAGGCAACACCGCACACACGCAAAGCGCGACAACAACGGCGGCTCGCAGTTTGCGGGACTGATCCGGCTTTATGAGATTAACCTTTATCATGCGGCTTTCTTCATCATTCTGAGAGCTAGCCCGAACGCGACCGCGGATTTCGCGCTCAAACCTTCAGGGAAACCGTTTCCACTCCGCCCCGCCAGCAGAGGGTCCGCGTATTCGGCATCCACTCCAAGTGTTTCGGCGACCTTTTCCCGCAAACCATACAGCAGGGAACCTCCGCCTGAAAGAACAACTTTTCCGAGGTTATCATTTCCGCAATCGCAGAACATCTCAAGGTTGGATTTCACTTCGTGCAGTATAGACAATGAAAAATCGGCGGCGGCGGAAAGAAACTCGCGTCTTGAAACCGCGCCGAGAGATATTTTTTCCGCTTCCGCCTCATCAACTGTAAGGTCTCCCGCGCGCGCGATTTTAAGCGTGAGTTCGCCCGAAGCGGTGGAAAGATCCCTGGTGAAAACCGTTTTCCCGTCTTTCAAAACAGCGAGGTTTGTTACGCTGTGCCCAATGTTGAGCAAAACCGTGAGCCCTTCCGGAGAGCTAACGCGGCGGTTGTATGAGTTGATAATCGCAAAGCCGTCATAGTCCAAAACTTCGGGAACAAATCCCGAAGAACGCAGAGCGGAAACATAATCGCGGACGGCGTCTTCTCTGGCAACCGCGACAAGAACATCTTCGGGGCTTTGCGGATGTCGATAGAAACTGTGGCGGCAGCCGTCCAATCCTTCGGGAAAGAACTTGCTTAAATGAAGCAAAACCGCGTCTTCGGCAGCTCCGGAATCCGCCGAAAGCGGAATCTTTAGTTTGCTTGTAAAAACCGCGCAACCCGAAACACCAACCGCCGTGCGCGCGCCTTTGAGTTCAAAATCATCGCGCAAGGAAAGCAATCCCGAACATAAGGAATCAAAATTCTCTATTTCCTTGTCTTTGAAAACACCGGAATCCTGAAGAGATTCGCGTGCGTGAAGGGGAAAATCCGTTTCGCTCCCGGAAGCGTTGTTGAGAACCACAACTTTGGTGGAATAAGACCCTATATCAATGCCGACCGCGTTCCTGTTCCGGAAAAATCCGGCTGAAAAATCTTTGATTGAACAGTCAAATATTCTGTTCCGAAAAAGAGTCCTCATTCTATTAACTGTTTCGTGAAATAAATCTTGAAAGCGAAATAACTTTCTTTGAGCCGGTTTTTTCGGCGTCTTTGGAATCTTCCGCCGCCGTCTCAATTATTTTCGGCTCCTCGGGGCAATCATCAATAATTTCTTCCAAAATTTTGCGCATAACCTTCAGCGCGCCGACCGAGTGCTGTTTCATGTAGGGCTTCGCGTAGTGCTTGTCTATAATCTCTTTCTGCCTTTTTGTGGCAAAGTAATGCAGAATGAAAACCTGATTGTTCAATACAACAAGAAGCGCGATATATAGAAGAAGGTTGTCTTTCAAAACCTGTTTCATAATCAGCGTTTTTGAGGAGTTTATAGTAACAACTCCGTAGGGATTACCGTCCGTGCCCACAAGAAACGGCGCGGAAACGGTAAACACGCCACCTTTATCGCGAACGCCGTATCCCCTTTCCTCCGAATACAACTGTCTGGTCTGACGCCCCTGAAAATTCTCCTTTGTGAAAGCAACATCAAACGAAGACGGAACAACATTGAAGGTTTTAAAAACTCCGGCGGACCCGTGCTTGGTTCTGAGGAAGGAGTAAAACTCCGCGCTTGTCGGGTTGATGTTGTGAACGGCAAACTCGGCCGCCTCGTTTCCTATTAATTCGGAAGTGGCAACAGTTTTTGTGATAACGTCAGATTTCGCGCTACTGAACTGGCTGTAGAAAACCGCGCCGACAAGAAACAAAATCGCGGCTTCTATAAAAAGAACTTTGTAAAAAAGCCCGAGACGTCCAATCAAGCGCATTTAAGAAATTCTTCAAGTATCTTTCTAGCTTCAGTGTTCTGATAATGTTTGAACAGCATAAATATCATGCCGTTGAAGTCCTTTTTTACCTCATCGTCAAGAACCCTGTATAACTTCACCAGATACCTCTCCTCGTCAGTCAAAATTTCAAACTCTTTTTCGCCAATCAACTCTTTTTCAAGAAATTTATGCAGTTTTTCGCGACGGGAAAGATTCCATATCTCCTCCACGCTCACACGAAGACATTGCGCAATCTGGTGGCACCTCTCATGAGAAGGAGAATCCGCTTTTCCGGTTTCAAGCTGGTGGATATAAACCTTTGAAACATCAAGATAGCGCGCAAGCACGCCTTGAGTTATTCCCCTTTGCTTGCGCTTTGCTTTTAAATAGTCACCAAAAGTCATTGTTATAGACCTGATTCTTGTTAAGAAAAATACCTAACTTGTCCAAAAGTACCTTGAAACCACCAATTTTGTCAATACGGAATAGAAATCTGTTCCGAAAGGTGCCCGGAGACGGAATCGAACCGCCGACACGAGGATTTTCAGTCCTCTGCTCTACCGACTGAGCTATCCGGGCGGAAGATGCTATTCTACAATAGAAAAAGCCGGCTGCAAACGCGACCGGCTTTTTGAACAAAGTTAAAGATTTCTCTTTTTCTATATTGAATAGAGCAACTGAAAAAGCAACCCGTGCTGGTCTTTCTTGTCGCCGCTGTCGCTCGGAAAGTAGTGGACATCCGCTCTGTCCCAACGGTATTCAAAACGGGTTTCAAGGGTTCCCTTGTCGCCACCGTCTCCAAACGGCTTCCAACCCACTGTCGGCGTCAACTCAAACAGTTTCACGCCGTTGCCGTCCGTATCAGAGTCGTCAACATATTCCGCTCTCAATGAAAGTGTTGTGCCCTTATTCGCCTCATAAATCAGATAACCGCCAACGCCCCAACGGAAGAAATCGTTGTAAGCAACACCCGTGGGTCCTATAAAGGTAGTTTCCGTAGTATCCGCTGTTCGCGGGTCGTCTCCGGTAATGGTTTCCAAAACGGGTTCGGCAAGACCATCGCCCACCCATGTGAATTCCACATCACCGACAAATGTGAGTTTGCCCGAAGTCATGCTTCCGACAAGCGTCAAAAGCGTGCGCGTTTTGTTGTCGGAGGGGTTCGCGGACACCATACTAGTAGAAGCGTCAGACATTTCATAGGCCGTAAAATCCGCCAGAGAGCCGTCATCGTCTCTTGCAAAAGCTTTACTCTCAAGAAAATCGCTTTTCCCCACATAAAGAGTCGCGCCGAGCCAGAGGTCGTTTATAAATCCAGTTTCGGACCCGTGCGAATACGCCGTCTGAAACTCAAAGGTTTTGCCATCATCATTATCGTCAACTGCGTCCCAGTCGTTGCTTATGCCAAAGGTCAAATCAACGCCGGACGCGCTGTAAGACGCTCTGGCGCCCGAATGAGCAAACGGGATTCTGTAAAACAGAAGCGAACGGCTGATGTTTGTGTTGTTTTTCGCCTCTATGAGTTCCCAGCCCGCAAGCGTTGTGAACTGCCCCGCGATTATGCTGAAATTCTCCGAAGGGGCAATGCTGATGTATGCCTGATAAGGACTTACCGCACCGTCTCCGTCCGAATTGAATCCGAACCCGAGACGCTCCGCCTGTTCTCCGAAAAGGATGTCCGCCCTGAAACCGACCTTGTCCATCGGAGACGCGCCAGTCGCGTCCGCCTCTTTTTCAAGCGACAGCGTGAAGGAGTCTATTGAGAAGTCGTTGTGTTCGGGATAAAGCCCTCTTTCCCCGGGGCAACCCGCCACAGTCTCATTGTCGCAGTTGAAAACATACTGGTATGTCGTGTCAAGAGACGCGCCCACATTCACCATGCCAATAAAAGTTGACACTGGAATATCCGCTTTTGCCACCGCCGCAGAAAACTGCAGAACAACCGCAACCGCGAAAATACTTAAAAACCTGTTAAAAACTTTCATCATATCCCCCTTAAGGTCTAAAAATTGCATTATTTAATTTTATACGCTTCCATTCCGTGCTCGCCGACATCAAGTCCGATGTATTCTTCCTCTTCGGAAACACGAAGCCCGAATATCGCTTTTATAAGATAGAAAAGCACGAAAGCGCTAACCGCGCAGAAAATCGCGAACGCTCCGATGCCGATAAGCTGTTTGCCGACTGTGTGCTCGGGATTTGAACTGAAAATCCCAA
This genomic window contains:
- a CDS encoding helix-turn-helix domain-containing protein, which codes for MTFGDYLKAKRKQRGITQGVLARYLDVSKVYIHQLETGKADSPSHERCHQIAQCLRVSVEEIWNLSRREKLHKFLEKELIGEKEFEILTDEERYLVKLYRVLDDEVKKDFNGMIFMLFKHYQNTEARKILEEFLKCA
- a CDS encoding outer membrane beta-barrel protein; amino-acid sequence: MQFLDLKGDMMKVFNRFLSIFAVAVVLQFSAAVAKADIPVSTFIGMVNVGASLDTTYQYVFNCDNETVAGCPGERGLYPEHNDFSIDSFTLSLEKEADATGASPMDKVGFRADILFGEQAERLGFGFNSDGDGAVSPYQAYISIAPSENFSIIAGQFTTLAGWELIEAKNNTNISRSLLFYRIPFAHSGARASYSASGVDLTFGISNDWDAVDDNDDGKTFEFQTAYSHGSETGFINDLWLGATLYVGKSDFLESKAFARDDDGSLADFTAYEMSDASTSMVSANPSDNKTRTLLTLVGSMTSGKLTFVGDVEFTWVGDGLAEPVLETITGDDPRTADTTETTFIGPTGVAYNDFFRWGVGGYLIYEANKGTTLSLRAEYVDDSDTDGNGVKLFELTPTVGWKPFGDGGDKGTLETRFEYRWDRADVHYFPSDSGDKKDQHGLLFQLLYSI